The proteins below are encoded in one region of Carettochelys insculpta isolate YL-2023 chromosome 14, ASM3395843v1, whole genome shotgun sequence:
- the SLC7A6OS gene encoding putative RNA polymerase II nuclear localization protein SLC7A6OS isoform X2, translated as MESAAVLRVKRKRGGSEPAEALVIACKRLCTEQGPAPARDSLERSLFKLNEPIQKYIQEAVTRDKAAQILRPSLGSTQRIIQDVRSTKQVKRQENRYRIITSHRPNCAERETIAFDPDSKEANEGDKLEAKKESLQQGSTATYSSSSCFKEFQLFDILREEEVGRDTEVTAANAQKVEDPDVILCNAVEMIRERLTVSENNKGAEHSLKEDEYVYDIYYMETFTSGWIQDILSVQPYTQEYELVDDDHVSEEIDDDEDDENSENNWRNDYPDEDEFLPEEDENSDREGTDRELEDGSFSDEDDRGIRRRTWDKYHCDILQEFGYDGVQDLDSD; from the exons ATGGAGAGCGCCGCGGTGCTGCGGGTGAAGCGGAAGCGTGGCGGCTCGGAGCCGGCCGAGGCGCTGGTGATCGCCTGCAAGCGGCTATGCACCGAGCAGGGCCCCGCGCCCGCTCGCGACTCGCTGGAGAGGAGCCTGTTCAAGCTG AATGAGCCTATTCAAAAGTACATACAGGAAGCTGTTACTCGGGATAAAGCAGCACAGATTCTGCGACCATCTTTAGGAAGCACTCAGAGAATCATTCAGGATGTTCGTTCCACCAAGCAGGTGAAGAGACAGGAAAATCGGTACCGTATAATAACGAGCCATCGGCCAAACTGTGCTGAAAGAGAAACAATTGCATTTGACCCTGACAGCAAGGAGGCAAATGAGGGTGACAAACTTGAAGCAAAAAAAGAGAGTTTACAACAAGGAAGCACTGCTACTTACAGTAGCTCAAGTTGTTTCAAGGAATTCCAATTGTTTGATATATTACGAGAGGAGGAAGTAGGGAGAGACACAGAGGTCACAGCAGCAAATGCACAG AAAGTGGAGGATCCAGATGTGATTCTTTGCAATGCAGTTGAAATGATCCGTGAGCGTTTAACTGTATCTGAGAATAATAAAGGAGCAGAACACAGTTTGAAAGAAGATGAGTATGTTTATGATATTTACTACATGGAAACGTTTACTTCTGGGTGGATCCAGGACATTCTTTCTGTGCAGCCTTACACACAGGAATACGAACTG GTCGATGATGATCATGTTTCTGAAGAAatagatgatgatgaagatgatgagaaCAGTGAGAATAACTGGCGCAACGACTATCCTGATGAAGATGAATTCCTTCCAGAGGAAGATGAAAACAGTGACAGAGAAGGAACAGACAGAG AATTGGAGGATGGGAGCTTCAGCGACGAAGATGACAGAGGTATCAGAAGGAGAACATGGGACAAATATCATTGTGATATTCTGCAGGAATTTGGATATGATGGGGTCCAGGACTTGGACTCTGATTAA
- the SLC7A6OS gene encoding putative RNA polymerase II nuclear localization protein SLC7A6OS isoform X1, protein MESAAVLRVKRKRGGSEPAEALVIACKRLCTEQGPAPARDSLERSLFKLVGTASSQNEPIQKYIQEAVTRDKAAQILRPSLGSTQRIIQDVRSTKQVKRQENRYRIITSHRPNCAERETIAFDPDSKEANEGDKLEAKKESLQQGSTATYSSSSCFKEFQLFDILREEEVGRDTEVTAANAQKVEDPDVILCNAVEMIRERLTVSENNKGAEHSLKEDEYVYDIYYMETFTSGWIQDILSVQPYTQEYELVDDDHVSEEIDDDEDDENSENNWRNDYPDEDEFLPEEDENSDREGTDRELEDGSFSDEDDRGIRRRTWDKYHCDILQEFGYDGVQDLDSD, encoded by the exons ATGGAGAGCGCCGCGGTGCTGCGGGTGAAGCGGAAGCGTGGCGGCTCGGAGCCGGCCGAGGCGCTGGTGATCGCCTGCAAGCGGCTATGCACCGAGCAGGGCCCCGCGCCCGCTCGCGACTCGCTGGAGAGGAGCCTGTTCAAGCTGGTGGGCACGGCGTCCTCGCAG AATGAGCCTATTCAAAAGTACATACAGGAAGCTGTTACTCGGGATAAAGCAGCACAGATTCTGCGACCATCTTTAGGAAGCACTCAGAGAATCATTCAGGATGTTCGTTCCACCAAGCAGGTGAAGAGACAGGAAAATCGGTACCGTATAATAACGAGCCATCGGCCAAACTGTGCTGAAAGAGAAACAATTGCATTTGACCCTGACAGCAAGGAGGCAAATGAGGGTGACAAACTTGAAGCAAAAAAAGAGAGTTTACAACAAGGAAGCACTGCTACTTACAGTAGCTCAAGTTGTTTCAAGGAATTCCAATTGTTTGATATATTACGAGAGGAGGAAGTAGGGAGAGACACAGAGGTCACAGCAGCAAATGCACAG AAAGTGGAGGATCCAGATGTGATTCTTTGCAATGCAGTTGAAATGATCCGTGAGCGTTTAACTGTATCTGAGAATAATAAAGGAGCAGAACACAGTTTGAAAGAAGATGAGTATGTTTATGATATTTACTACATGGAAACGTTTACTTCTGGGTGGATCCAGGACATTCTTTCTGTGCAGCCTTACACACAGGAATACGAACTG GTCGATGATGATCATGTTTCTGAAGAAatagatgatgatgaagatgatgagaaCAGTGAGAATAACTGGCGCAACGACTATCCTGATGAAGATGAATTCCTTCCAGAGGAAGATGAAAACAGTGACAGAGAAGGAACAGACAGAG AATTGGAGGATGGGAGCTTCAGCGACGAAGATGACAGAGGTATCAGAAGGAGAACATGGGACAAATATCATTGTGATATTCTGCAGGAATTTGGATATGATGGGGTCCAGGACTTGGACTCTGATTAA